A region of Pseudomonas saponiphila DNA encodes the following proteins:
- a CDS encoding acyl-CoA dehydrogenase family protein — MTAKPCPLEDRLNIPDSRGINLFACDAGLAALLQVYLPPAVYQQWLPTLQQLGARAGGELDVLALSADKHPPVLQPRTRRGENLQSIAKHPDYVALERVAYAELGLASMSHRPDGPLPLVKYALTYLFVQAEFGLCCPVSMTDSLARTLRKFGAPELVQRYLPQLQSQDFDELFQGAMFMTEQAAGSDVSRTETRARLEDGQWRLYGEKWFCSNPDADLAMVLARPDHAPSGMAGVTLFLLPKVLPDGSRNAYRIQRLKDKLGSRSMASGEITLEGATAYLIGDVGRGFQQMADMINMSRLSNGVRAAGLMRRALSEALYIARQRRAFGKHLIDMPLMQRQLLKMMLPTEQARSMFMQIATLLPRADGGDETARQCVRILTPLIKFRACRDARRVTGDAMEVRGGVGYIEEWSDARLVRDAHLGSIWEGTSNIVALDIARAVTREQALEPLQGYLAGLLAEADLPPASRQLFDSALRRAVTCFHRVALQRLDEQVRQAGSVLYHLTSAIFMAWEAARQAGDFRRLALAHLVLTHKVLPRDPLSLEPAIDAQLLARLANESPLSQAEAMQLLPA, encoded by the coding sequence ATGACCGCCAAGCCTTGCCCCCTCGAAGACCGCCTGAACATTCCCGACAGCCGTGGCATCAACCTGTTTGCCTGCGACGCCGGCCTGGCCGCGTTGCTTCAGGTGTATCTGCCGCCAGCGGTCTATCAGCAATGGCTGCCGACCCTGCAGCAGCTGGGCGCCCGGGCCGGTGGCGAGCTGGACGTGCTGGCCTTGAGCGCCGACAAGCACCCGCCGGTGTTGCAGCCCCGCACCCGCCGTGGCGAGAACCTGCAAAGCATTGCCAAGCACCCGGACTATGTCGCACTGGAACGGGTGGCCTACGCCGAGCTGGGCCTGGCCTCGATGAGCCACCGCCCTGACGGCCCGCTGCCGCTGGTCAAGTACGCCCTGACCTACCTGTTCGTCCAGGCCGAGTTCGGCCTGTGCTGCCCGGTGAGCATGACCGACTCCCTGGCCCGCACCCTGCGCAAGTTTGGTGCCCCCGAGCTGGTGCAGCGCTACCTGCCGCAGTTGCAGTCCCAGGATTTCGACGAGCTATTCCAGGGGGCGATGTTCATGACCGAGCAGGCCGCCGGTTCCGATGTCTCGCGCACCGAAACCCGTGCCCGGCTGGAAGACGGTCAATGGCGGTTGTATGGCGAAAAATGGTTCTGCTCCAACCCGGATGCCGACCTGGCCATGGTCCTGGCGCGGCCGGACCATGCGCCCTCGGGCATGGCCGGGGTGACCCTGTTCCTGCTGCCGAAGGTGCTGCCCGATGGTTCGCGCAACGCCTATCGAATCCAGCGCTTGAAGGACAAGCTCGGCAGCCGCTCCATGGCCAGCGGCGAGATCACCCTGGAAGGTGCCACGGCCTACCTGATCGGTGACGTCGGCCGCGGCTTTCAACAGATGGCCGACATGATCAACATGTCGCGCCTGTCCAATGGCGTGCGTGCAGCGGGGCTGATGCGCCGGGCCCTGAGTGAGGCGTTGTACATCGCCCGCCAGCGTCGGGCCTTCGGCAAGCATCTGATCGACATGCCGCTGATGCAGCGCCAGTTGCTGAAGATGATGCTGCCCACCGAGCAGGCGCGCTCGATGTTCATGCAGATCGCCACCTTGCTGCCCCGGGCCGATGGCGGCGACGAGACGGCGCGCCAGTGCGTGCGGATTCTCACGCCGCTGATCAAGTTCCGTGCCTGCCGTGATGCCCGGCGGGTGACCGGCGATGCCATGGAGGTGCGGGGCGGGGTTGGGTACATCGAGGAATGGAGCGATGCCCGGCTGGTGCGTGATGCCCACCTGGGATCGATCTGGGAAGGCACCAGCAACATCGTTGCCCTGGACATCGCCCGGGCGGTGACCCGCGAGCAGGCGCTGGAGCCGCTACAGGGCTACCTGGCCGGACTGCTGGCCGAAGCCGACCTGCCGCCAGCCAGCCGCCAGCTGTTCGACTCGGCCCTGCGGCGTGCGGTCACCTGTTTCCACAGGGTGGCGCTGCAGCGCCTGGATGAGCAGGTGCGGCAGGCCGGCAGCGTCCTCTATCACCTGACCAGCGCGATCTTCATGGCCTGGGAAGCGGCGCGCCAGGCCGGAGATTTTCGACGCCTGGCCCTGGCCCATCTGGTGTTGACGCACAAGGTGCTGCCGCGGGACCCCTTGAGCCTGGAGCCGGCCATCGATGCTCAACTGCTGGCGCGGCTGGCCAATGAAAGCCCGCTGTCGCAAGCCGAGGCGATGCAACTGCTACCGGCCTGA